From one Ignavibacteria bacterium genomic stretch:
- a CDS encoding carbohydrate ABC transporter permease, giving the protein MAGMKPTGIVLSVLLAVVAVGMVFPMAWMLLVSLRSNPEQYANLIDLLNAPTILGNYTDALKSDKFLRYFINSALVGAVVTAGNVVFCLWSGYALARGKTRVTSVLFLTVLGVLMIPQQVLMIPMYRLMAQLHWINTYAALTIPFLVTPFGIFLVRQYILSIPTELEDAARIDGAGDWAVLWRIIFPLTRPVLTVLAIYTFLSNWNSFLYPFLFINDEAHRTLPVGLAFYIGKQSIDWGHLMAGASISALPILLLFVVFQKSIIQGLTAGALKE; this is encoded by the coding sequence ATGGCAGGAATGAAACCCACAGGCATTGTACTGTCAGTACTCCTTGCGGTTGTTGCCGTAGGGATGGTATTCCCGATGGCCTGGATGCTGCTTGTAAGCCTACGGTCGAATCCCGAGCAATATGCTAACCTAATTGATTTACTGAATGCTCCCACAATTCTTGGGAACTATACCGATGCGCTGAAGAGTGATAAGTTCTTGCGGTATTTCATTAATTCTGCCTTGGTTGGTGCAGTTGTCACCGCGGGGAATGTTGTGTTTTGTCTGTGGTCAGGATACGCACTTGCCCGTGGGAAAACCAGGGTTACGTCCGTGCTGTTCCTAACCGTACTTGGTGTTCTGATGATACCACAGCAGGTGCTGATGATTCCGATGTATCGGCTAATGGCACAGCTACACTGGATCAATACGTATGCAGCACTAACAATTCCATTCCTGGTGACGCCCTTTGGCATTTTCCTTGTCAGGCAGTATATCCTCAGCATTCCAACGGAGCTCGAAGACGCAGCAAGAATCGATGGGGCAGGTGACTGGGCGGTTCTCTGGCGAATTATCTTTCCGCTCACCCGTCCGGTGCTTACCGTGTTGGCAATCTACACCTTCCTCAGTAACTGGAACAGCTTCTTGTATCCATTTTTATTTATTAACGATGAGGCTCACCGTACACTGCCCGTTGGACTTGCGTTTTATATTGGTAAGCAGAGTATTGACTGGGGACATCTGATGGCTGGTGCAAGTATTAGCGCATTGCCCATTTTACTGTTGTTCGTTGTATTTCAGAAGTCCATAATCCAGGGTCTAACTGCCGGAGCGCTTAAAGAGTAA
- the nadD gene encoding nicotinate (nicotinamide) nucleotide adenylyltransferase produces the protein MRIGIVGGTFNPIHVAHLVTAECFTSQMKLDICYFVPAYQSPFKDAVSVVSPEHRSEMVNIAISDNPKFVLLEYEIQRAGVSYTIDTITELQRMHSDADLFLLTGTDHAVMFTQWKDWTEICLRSQLCIVRRPLAESTVNEQMLTAQLTVQNRAPIWISAPLMSVSSTEIRTMIAQHQSIRYLVPDRVREFIAAHRLYQEMLRPAGA, from the coding sequence ATGCGAATTGGTATTGTAGGTGGAACCTTTAATCCGATCCATGTTGCTCATCTGGTAACAGCTGAATGTTTTACCAGCCAGATGAAGCTGGATATCTGCTACTTTGTTCCTGCCTACCAAAGCCCCTTTAAAGACGCAGTTTCTGTGGTGTCACCTGAACACCGTTCAGAAATGGTAAATATTGCTATTTCTGACAACCCCAAATTTGTGCTCCTTGAGTATGAAATTCAACGTGCCGGAGTTTCGTACACCATAGATACGATAACCGAACTGCAGCGCATGCATTCGGATGCAGATTTGTTTTTGCTCACGGGTACTGACCATGCTGTGATGTTTACTCAATGGAAGGACTGGACGGAGATATGCCTGCGCTCCCAGCTTTGTATTGTGCGCCGCCCCCTTGCAGAGTCAACCGTCAACGAGCAGATGCTAACTGCGCAGCTTACAGTACAGAACCGGGCACCGATCTGGATATCGGCACCACTCATGTCTGTCAGTAGCACAGAAATCCGGACGATGATTGCTCAGCACCAGAGCATCCGGTATTTGGTTCCAGATCGGGTGCGTGAGTTCATCGCTGCACACCGCCTGTACCAGGAAATGCTACGGCCGGCAGGTGCGTGA
- the nuoF gene encoding NADH-quinone oxidoreductase subunit NuoF: MMYTLPHLVLPQIPNLHKLDVYVANGGYEAYRKALRMTTDEVINEVKASGLRGRGGACFPTGLKWSFMPKGNDKPKYLAINGDESEPGSFKDRQIFEYNPHQLIEGILIAGYAMGISKAFLYIRGEYHKWVALMQDAVDEAYSKGYLGDRMQQTFNHPYTLDLVVHKGAGAYICGEETALMNSLEGDRGYPRFKPPFPANKGLWGMPTTINNVETLATVPPIMMLGGGEYSKIGARGHVGTLLYGVSGHVNKPGVYELETGMLLTDIIYKVCGGVPGDKKIKAIIPGGSSMPPLRGDEIDGVRMDEESLKVLGTHIGTAGIMVMDEDTDVVSVALRIARFYHHESCGQCTPCREGTGWMEKMMHRFEHHDATLADIDLLYNVASNIEGNTICAFGDAAAWPIKGFIEKFRADFEARCKPTRTFVAPNIAHGRRTVPVIATR, translated from the coding sequence ATGATGTATACGTTGCCACACCTTGTATTACCACAAATTCCTAACCTTCATAAACTTGATGTGTATGTAGCCAATGGCGGCTACGAGGCATATCGCAAAGCGCTTCGGATGACAACCGATGAAGTGATCAACGAAGTGAAAGCCTCGGGTTTACGCGGTCGCGGTGGTGCATGCTTCCCAACGGGATTAAAGTGGTCGTTCATGCCAAAGGGCAACGATAAACCAAAATACCTTGCCATCAATGGTGATGAGTCTGAACCCGGTTCGTTCAAGGACAGACAGATTTTTGAATACAATCCTCATCAGTTGATCGAGGGGATACTGATAGCAGGGTATGCCATGGGCATCAGTAAGGCCTTCCTGTACATTCGCGGCGAATACCACAAATGGGTTGCGCTAATGCAGGATGCTGTGGATGAAGCCTACAGTAAGGGCTACCTGGGTGACAGGATGCAGCAAACATTTAACCATCCATACACACTGGACCTGGTGGTGCACAAAGGAGCCGGTGCTTACATCTGCGGTGAAGAAACCGCACTTATGAATTCGCTGGAAGGCGACCGCGGATATCCGCGGTTTAAACCACCGTTCCCCGCCAACAAGGGGCTGTGGGGTATGCCAACAACGATCAATAACGTTGAAACGTTGGCAACGGTCCCGCCCATCATGATGCTGGGCGGCGGAGAGTATTCCAAGATCGGTGCACGAGGTCATGTGGGGACGTTACTCTACGGCGTAAGTGGTCACGTGAACAAACCGGGTGTGTATGAACTGGAAACCGGTATGCTGCTTACCGATATTATTTACAAGGTCTGTGGCGGCGTCCCGGGTGACAAGAAGATTAAGGCAATCATTCCGGGCGGATCGTCAATGCCACCATTACGTGGCGACGAGATTGATGGTGTGCGCATGGATGAGGAAAGTTTAAAAGTCTTGGGGACTCATATCGGTACCGCTGGCATCATGGTGATGGATGAGGATACTGACGTTGTGTCTGTGGCATTGCGTATTGCACGGTTCTACCATCATGAAAGCTGCGGACAGTGTACGCCGTGCAGAGAAGGTACCGGCTGGATGGAGAAAATGATGCATCGTTTTGAGCATCACGATGCCACACTGGCGGATATCGACCTTTTGTACAATGTAGCATCAAACATCGAAGGCAATACGATCTGCGCATTCGGTGATGCTGCAGCCTGGCCGATTAAGGGCTTTATTGAAAAATTCCGTGCCGACTTTGAGGCACGCTGCAAACCAACACGAACCTTTGTGGCGCCAAATATTGCGCACGGGCGCAGAACGGTGCCCGTAATTGCAACCCGATAA
- a CDS encoding thiolase family protein, with the protein MAYIIEPIRTPVGKYGGVLKSVRPDDMAAHVIRALIERTGVPGDEVDDVVFGCANQAGEDNRNIARMAALLAGLPYTVPGVTVNRLCASSLEAVIQAARSVDTGDAQVIIAGGVESMSRAPYTLPKNVSGGALFGNLTAYDTALGWRYPNPAMEAMFPLEAMGETAENIAERWEIARSAQDEFALASHRKAVAAQQAGVFTDEIVPVVIRGKKGAVTTVDTDEGPRADTTIEKLSSLNSAFRKGGTVTAGNSSSLNDGAAAMLIVSDAYVETHPHIAQLAFARIIGSGVVGVDPRIMGIGPVGALRKACARAGIDVSELGLVELNEAFAAQALACMLELKLDPDITNVHGGAISIGHPLGMSGARILGTLVRTMKKRGIRYGAATLCIGVGQGLAVVVENIGH; encoded by the coding sequence ATGGCATACATTATTGAACCGATCAGAACACCGGTAGGGAAGTACGGAGGAGTGCTGAAATCAGTTCGGCCGGATGACATGGCAGCCCATGTAATTCGAGCTCTTATCGAGCGCACCGGTGTCCCGGGTGACGAGGTTGACGATGTTGTGTTTGGCTGTGCCAATCAGGCTGGTGAAGACAACCGTAACATTGCCCGTATGGCAGCACTGCTTGCAGGGTTGCCATACACCGTTCCAGGTGTTACCGTAAATCGTCTGTGTGCATCATCACTCGAAGCAGTTATTCAGGCTGCACGGTCTGTAGATACCGGTGATGCACAGGTTATAATTGCCGGTGGTGTAGAAAGCATGTCCAGAGCCCCTTACACCCTTCCCAAGAATGTTTCGGGTGGTGCCTTGTTTGGAAATCTTACAGCGTACGATACCGCATTGGGATGGCGATATCCGAATCCGGCAATGGAAGCAATGTTTCCATTGGAAGCAATGGGTGAGACGGCCGAGAATATTGCTGAACGATGGGAGATTGCGCGTTCGGCACAGGACGAGTTTGCCCTGGCAAGCCACAGGAAAGCTGTTGCGGCTCAGCAGGCAGGTGTTTTTACCGACGAGATTGTACCAGTTGTTATTCGCGGGAAAAAAGGTGCGGTGACCACTGTTGATACCGATGAAGGACCAAGGGCTGATACGACGATTGAAAAGTTATCATCACTAAACAGTGCCTTTCGGAAAGGTGGAACGGTAACGGCTGGTAATAGCTCTTCGCTGAACGATGGCGCGGCTGCCATGCTTATTGTCAGCGATGCCTATGTTGAAACCCATCCGCACATTGCCCAGCTAGCCTTTGCCAGGATAATCGGCAGCGGGGTTGTAGGCGTAGATCCACGCATCATGGGTATTGGTCCGGTTGGTGCCCTGCGCAAAGCCTGTGCACGTGCCGGCATCGATGTTTCGGAGCTCGGGCTTGTTGAACTTAACGAAGCATTTGCAGCTCAGGCACTGGCATGTATGTTAGAACTAAAGCTTGATCCCGACATTACCAACGTGCATGGTGGTGCAATTTCAATCGGCCATCCTCTGGGGATGAGCGGCGCCCGGATTCTTGGTACGCTTGTTAGAACAATGAAAAAGCGGGGTATTCGGTATGGCGCAGCCACCCTTTGCATTGGTGTTGGACAGGGACTTGCCGTTGTAGTTGAAAACATAGGCCACTAA
- a CDS encoding valine--tRNA ligase: MILPPQFDPTRSRTTWYEAWQSAGVFASEPSAKAPYSILMPPPNVTGILHFGHVLNHTIQDLYIRWHSMLGDETCWFPGLDHAGIATQTKVEQQLREQGTNRHELGRDVFVERVWDWKNKYGNIILEQLKMLGNSCDWNTTLFTMDETASNAVRDVFIALFDEGLIYRGKRIINWSPLAMSALSDEEVVHKEVREQIYSLRYHLADGSGTLIVATVRPETIFADVAVAVHPDDERYNALAGQEVIVPLSGKRIPIILDDYVDMSFGTGCLKVTPAHDPNDYEIGIRHGLDMPQCIDADATLNQLAGDYAGLERFKARRVVVRDLEARQLLEKTEPYTHNIGYSERGGEPVEPYLSDQWFVKMAPLAKPALKAVQNREIRFYPEHWTKTYEHWMMNIRDWCISRQLWWGHRIPVYYATDGRYTAARNEDEARSKLGLPASEPLIQDPDVLDTWFSSWLWPLTTQRWQVGEQPTVGMQYYLPTNLLVTGPDIIFFWVARMIMATLKFGNTIPFKDVYFTSIIRDSKGRKLSKSRGNSPDPIAILDKYGSDAVRFTMIYLAPLGTDVRLEIDEKTQDIPSMEIGRNFANKVWNACRFLLLKKEEVGVNISKSVETSVTAADRWILSRYHSTLYDASKALEQYRITEYSKILYEFIWRDYCDWYVEIVKIRCAQAHNNDDKAAALQTAFSVMEGTLKLLHPVMPFLTEDLWQSLFTDKPGETFILQAGFPAFDANQVDHALEDSFTTLQSVVETVRRQRNELSIPPSTRLPVVLGAEPGVAAFLTDHQTVVSNLVRASQVTIGTDIAKPPASVSEIVRGVECYLIVEGAIDTEKEIDKLRKELTRLTNAIAGVEKKLMNEGFIKGASPEVVAAEKKKHADWSAAKEKVERNLASL; the protein is encoded by the coding sequence ATGATACTACCCCCGCAATTTGACCCTACACGATCCCGCACCACATGGTACGAGGCCTGGCAATCAGCCGGTGTGTTCGCTTCTGAGCCGTCTGCCAAAGCCCCGTACAGCATTTTAATGCCTCCACCCAACGTTACCGGCATCCTCCATTTTGGTCATGTTCTTAATCATACAATACAGGATCTGTACATCCGGTGGCATAGTATGCTTGGCGATGAAACCTGCTGGTTCCCGGGTCTGGACCATGCAGGTATTGCCACTCAGACAAAGGTAGAACAACAGCTTCGCGAGCAGGGAACCAACAGACATGAACTTGGACGCGATGTATTTGTTGAGCGGGTCTGGGACTGGAAAAATAAGTACGGCAATATCATTCTTGAACAGCTGAAGATGCTGGGGAACAGCTGCGACTGGAATACAACTTTGTTTACGATGGACGAGACGGCGAGCAATGCCGTTCGTGATGTGTTTATTGCGTTGTTCGACGAAGGACTGATCTATCGCGGAAAACGGATCATCAACTGGTCACCTCTGGCTATGAGCGCATTAAGTGACGAAGAGGTTGTCCATAAAGAAGTACGAGAGCAGATATACTCGCTCCGCTATCACCTTGCCGACGGCTCGGGTACTCTGATCGTTGCCACGGTACGGCCTGAAACCATTTTTGCCGACGTTGCCGTTGCTGTTCACCCCGACGATGAACGCTATAATGCACTTGCCGGACAAGAGGTAATTGTCCCGCTCAGCGGGAAACGAATTCCTATTATTCTTGATGACTATGTAGACATGAGCTTTGGTACCGGCTGTTTAAAGGTGACACCTGCACATGATCCGAATGACTACGAGATTGGTATCAGACACGGTCTGGACATGCCTCAGTGTATCGATGCCGATGCCACCCTGAACCAGCTTGCCGGCGACTATGCCGGACTGGAGCGGTTTAAAGCCAGGCGGGTGGTAGTCCGTGACTTAGAAGCCAGACAACTTCTTGAAAAAACAGAACCTTACACACATAACATCGGATACTCGGAACGTGGTGGTGAACCCGTTGAACCGTATCTGAGTGACCAGTGGTTTGTAAAAATGGCTCCCCTGGCCAAGCCAGCCCTGAAGGCAGTTCAGAACCGTGAAATCAGGTTTTATCCCGAGCACTGGACCAAAACCTACGAACACTGGATGATGAACATTCGAGACTGGTGCATCTCCCGACAGTTGTGGTGGGGACACCGGATACCGGTGTACTATGCTACTGACGGGCGCTACACCGCTGCACGCAACGAAGACGAAGCTCGGAGTAAGTTGGGACTACCTGCATCCGAACCGCTTATCCAGGATCCGGATGTTTTGGATACATGGTTTTCAAGCTGGCTTTGGCCGTTAACTACCCAACGCTGGCAGGTTGGTGAACAGCCAACGGTTGGAATGCAGTATTACCTGCCCACGAATTTACTGGTGACCGGCCCCGACATTATCTTCTTCTGGGTTGCACGAATGATTATGGCAACATTGAAATTCGGCAATACCATTCCTTTTAAAGATGTTTACTTTACGTCAATCATTAGAGACAGCAAAGGACGTAAGCTCAGCAAGAGTCGGGGCAATAGTCCCGATCCGATTGCCATCCTTGATAAGTACGGGTCGGATGCCGTTCGTTTTACAATGATTTATCTGGCACCACTCGGTACCGACGTACGACTGGAAATTGACGAGAAGACGCAGGATATCCCGTCGATGGAAATTGGACGGAATTTTGCCAACAAGGTTTGGAATGCCTGCAGGTTTCTCCTGCTAAAAAAAGAGGAGGTGGGCGTCAACATCAGCAAGAGTGTAGAAACAAGCGTAACAGCAGCCGACAGATGGATATTGTCCCGCTACCACTCAACGTTGTATGATGCCTCAAAGGCATTAGAGCAGTACAGGATTACTGAGTATTCTAAGATATTATATGAATTTATCTGGCGTGATTACTGCGACTGGTACGTTGAAATCGTAAAGATCAGGTGTGCCCAGGCACACAATAACGATGATAAGGCGGCAGCGTTACAGACGGCGTTTTCTGTTATGGAAGGAACCTTAAAGCTACTTCACCCCGTGATGCCGTTTTTAACGGAGGACCTATGGCAGTCGCTGTTTACCGATAAGCCCGGTGAGACGTTTATTCTGCAGGCCGGTTTCCCGGCGTTTGACGCCAATCAGGTTGACCATGCCCTTGAAGATAGTTTTACCACACTACAATCCGTTGTTGAAACGGTACGTCGTCAGCGAAATGAGCTAAGCATCCCGCCCTCCACCAGACTCCCTGTTGTTCTTGGTGCTGAACCTGGCGTGGCGGCATTCCTGACTGATCATCAAACCGTTGTTTCGAACCTTGTCCGGGCAAGCCAGGTTACCATTGGTACTGACATTGCAAAACCACCGGCAAGCGTGTCTGAAATTGTGCGCGGCGTTGAATGTTACTTGATCGTTGAAGGTGCTATAGATACCGAAAAGGAAATAGACAAGCTCAGGAAGGAACTCACGCGACTTACCAATGCAATTGCCGGCGTAGAGAAGAAGCTCATGAATGAAGGCTTCATAAAAGGGGCCAGCCCCGAGGTAGTGGCTGCCGAGAAGAAAAAACATGCCGACTGGTCGGCAGCAAAAGAGAAAGTTGAACGAAATCTGGCTTCGCTGTAG
- a CDS encoding LysM peptidoglycan-binding domain-containing protein, giving the protein MKNLLLLALFSGSIMVATAAEEKVPPPPESKPDIELTCDEADARIAKYRDANNELKAKLDGIRADILKAEGDLTTAVSDIKKCNDDIYAQVSASEAEVNAFREALGRIEGRVREMQRLTNDQLADRRADVIQLDKDFRQLVGQRLAALPEFYDRINALGRDIKGLYREHSRPPGYTVGTWAENKDCLWNISGRSEIYADPHQWPKIWLANTDKIKNPDVIQPGWVLNIPPKGPKSDEEMKAERRYWRKKKAEIQAAQAAATETPQSTAAPATSETGK; this is encoded by the coding sequence ATGAAAAATCTACTGCTCTTAGCCTTGTTTAGTGGAAGCATCATGGTAGCCACTGCGGCAGAAGAAAAAGTTCCGCCGCCCCCCGAATCCAAGCCTGACATTGAGCTTACCTGCGATGAAGCCGATGCCCGCATCGCCAAATACCGTGATGCCAACAACGAGCTGAAGGCCAAGCTTGATGGAATTCGTGCAGATATCTTAAAAGCCGAAGGCGATCTTACGACTGCGGTTTCAGATATTAAAAAGTGCAACGACGATATTTATGCTCAGGTGAGCGCCTCCGAGGCCGAGGTCAATGCATTCCGTGAAGCCCTTGGGCGCATCGAAGGCCGGGTACGCGAAATGCAGCGTCTTACCAACGACCAGCTCGCCGACCGGCGTGCGGATGTCATCCAGCTTGATAAAGATTTTCGGCAGCTGGTAGGTCAGCGCCTTGCAGCTCTCCCCGAATTCTACGATCGGATCAACGCATTAGGACGTGATATTAAGGGATTGTATCGTGAACACAGCCGTCCTCCGGGATACACCGTTGGTACGTGGGCTGAAAACAAAGACTGTTTGTGGAACATTTCCGGCAGGTCCGAGATTTATGCCGATCCACACCAGTGGCCAAAAATCTGGTTAGCAAATACCGATAAGATTAAAAATCCAGATGTGATTCAGCCAGGCTGGGTGCTTAATATCCCTCCCAAAGGACCAAAATCAGACGAAGAAATGAAGGCCGAACGTCGCTACTGGCGTAAGAAGAAAGCCGAAATTCAGGCTGCACAGGCTGCTGCAACTGAAACACCGCAATCAACGGCTGCACCTGCTACCAGCGAAACCGGAAAATAA
- a CDS encoding PhoH family protein — protein sequence MQTVEKKLRITDVEPVELFGPNENHLQLIENAFDTTLTVRGDTVILRGEPHEIKKIEQIIQELTRTLQRVGRLTMTDVSVIIDLVSGNRNSHTPPVASEELDSLIYWGKKEVIRARTQNQLEYYRRVQKNDLVFCIGPAGTGKTFLAVAMALSALRANEVSRIILSRPAVEAGESLGFLPGDLSEKIDPYLRPLLDALADMVSPDKLKGMLERRIVEIIPLAYMRGRTLNNSFIILDEAQNATRSQMKMFLTRLGQNSKAIVTGDVTQIDLVKKTDSGLSDVFQLFSGINGIDFVEFGREDVVRHRLVAEIINAYEQRDSRHQGVNTEFKGEATSATREQDAP from the coding sequence ATGCAAACCGTCGAGAAAAAACTACGCATCACCGATGTAGAACCGGTGGAACTGTTTGGTCCGAACGAAAATCACCTGCAGCTCATCGAAAATGCTTTCGATACAACACTTACTGTTCGCGGTGATACCGTAATCCTCCGTGGTGAACCCCATGAAATCAAGAAAATTGAGCAAATTATCCAGGAGCTGACAAGAACGCTCCAGCGTGTAGGACGTCTGACGATGACTGACGTGTCGGTAATCATCGATCTGGTAAGCGGTAACCGCAACAGTCACACCCCACCCGTTGCTTCTGAAGAACTCGACTCACTGATATATTGGGGCAAGAAGGAAGTTATCCGAGCACGGACCCAAAACCAGCTGGAATACTATCGGAGAGTACAAAAGAACGACCTGGTATTCTGCATCGGTCCTGCCGGTACAGGAAAAACATTTCTGGCTGTTGCCATGGCACTAAGCGCCTTGCGCGCCAATGAAGTCAGCCGAATTATCCTGTCACGTCCTGCCGTTGAAGCAGGCGAAAGCCTTGGTTTTTTGCCTGGTGACCTAAGTGAGAAAATCGACCCGTATCTGCGACCACTCCTGGATGCTCTTGCCGACATGGTGAGCCCCGATAAACTCAAGGGTATGCTGGAACGCCGTATTGTGGAGATTATTCCACTGGCATATATGCGTGGCCGAACGCTGAACAACAGCTTTATCATTCTGGATGAAGCCCAGAACGCTACCCGCAGTCAGATGAAAATGTTCCTCACCCGTCTTGGCCAGAACAGCAAGGCAATCGTGACTGGTGATGTTACACAAATTGATCTTGTTAAGAAAACCGACTCGGGTCTGAGCGACGTGTTCCAGCTGTTTTCAGGAATCAATGGCATTGACTTCGTGGAATTTGGTCGCGAAGATGTTGTCCGCCACCGGCTTGTGGCTGAAATTATCAATGCCTATGAACAGCGCGACAGCCGTCATCAGGGGGTAAATACAGAATTTAAAGGTGAAGCTACATCAGCCACACGGGAGCAAGACGCACCATGA
- a CDS encoding TIGR00159 family protein — protein MIELFGFLPITLMDIADILIISILFFIVYRSLRDTAAIQIIVVLAVLAVLGIITEAANLRTVNWVLRRIADIGLIAFVVLFQPELRRLLLLVTQTRLFRLFVRSSNANIIDDVCNAAKEMSAKHIGALLVFARADHIRVIVETGVELQAALSPELLLSVFNPRSPLHDGAVVIDGQTVVAARCVLPLSAEQKAASRTLGTRHRAAVGVTEQADAVCLVVSEESGAVSIAYQGELEHNILLDELPSKLSERISLLAST, from the coding sequence ATGATTGAGCTATTTGGATTCCTTCCGATAACTCTGATGGACATCGCTGATATCCTGATCATCAGCATTCTTTTCTTTATTGTTTATCGCTCTCTTCGCGATACAGCGGCAATTCAAATCATCGTAGTGCTGGCCGTGCTGGCTGTACTGGGAATCATCACAGAAGCAGCAAATCTGCGGACGGTGAACTGGGTTCTTCGGCGGATTGCTGATATCGGGCTGATCGCGTTCGTGGTTCTCTTTCAGCCCGAATTGCGACGGCTACTTTTGCTGGTAACCCAAACCCGGTTGTTCCGTTTGTTTGTTCGTAGTAGCAATGCTAATATTATTGACGATGTGTGTAATGCCGCAAAGGAAATGAGTGCCAAGCATATTGGCGCTTTATTGGTGTTTGCCCGTGCCGACCATATTCGGGTGATTGTTGAAACCGGAGTAGAACTCCAGGCAGCTCTCAGCCCGGAACTCCTGCTGTCAGTTTTTAACCCCCGCAGCCCATTGCACGACGGAGCAGTGGTGATTGACGGTCAGACTGTGGTGGCAGCACGTTGCGTACTGCCGTTGAGTGCCGAACAGAAAGCAGCCTCAAGAACACTTGGAACACGCCACCGCGCTGCGGTAGGCGTAACCGAACAAGCCGATGCCGTATGCCTTGTGGTGAGCGAAGAATCTGGTGCCGTCAGCATTGCCTACCAGGGTGAGCTTGAACACAATATTTTACTTGATGAACTACCTTCCAAATTGTCTGAACGTATTAGCCTGCTTGCAAGTACATGA
- a CDS encoding protein-L-isoaspartate(D-aspartate) O-methyltransferase, whose amino-acid sequence MIKVPQRIKTPFDEKRQLLVEHLQRRGITDPNVLDAMNTVPREAFVSAGLQSQAYEDSALPINERQTISQPFTVAFMTQCANIKPNDKVLEIGTGSGYQAAVLAQMGAQVVSIERHSPLSIVARKRLSSLGYPVQCRVGDGTIGYRAGAPYNAILVTAGAPDVPESLARQLAIGGRLVVPVGNTTNQTLYVVTRTAAEDWKVENKGDFAFVPLIGVEGWSERE is encoded by the coding sequence ATGATTAAAGTCCCACAACGAATTAAAACACCTTTTGATGAGAAGCGACAACTCCTTGTAGAGCACCTGCAACGTAGGGGAATTACTGACCCAAACGTACTTGATGCCATGAACACAGTTCCTCGTGAAGCCTTTGTTTCTGCAGGCTTGCAGTCACAGGCATACGAGGATTCAGCCTTGCCTATTAATGAGCGGCAAACGATTTCTCAGCCGTTTACGGTGGCGTTTATGACGCAGTGTGCCAATATTAAACCAAACGATAAAGTTCTTGAGATTGGTACCGGCAGTGGGTACCAGGCAGCCGTACTTGCACAAATGGGAGCGCAGGTAGTGTCGATTGAGCGTCACTCGCCACTTTCCATTGTTGCACGAAAGCGGCTTAGTAGTCTGGGCTATCCGGTACAGTGCAGAGTGGGCGACGGAACCATCGGTTACCGTGCCGGAGCCCCTTACAATGCTATCCTTGTAACGGCGGGTGCACCTGACGTCCCGGAATCGCTGGCCCGACAGCTTGCAATTGGCGGAAGGCTGGTTGTTCCGGTGGGCAACACAACGAACCAGACACTGTACGTTGTTACAAGAACTGCCGCCGAAGACTGGAAGGTTGAAAACAAAGGCGACTTTGCCTTTGTCCCCCTGATCGGCGTTGAAGGGTGGAGTGAGCGTGAATAG